Proteins co-encoded in one Brevinematia bacterium genomic window:
- a CDS encoding YqaA family protein, which yields MKNPLKSLYDWVLSWADKPGGKTALYSISFAESSFFPIPPDPLLIAFCLSRHKESLKFAFFTTVFSVIGGIFGYLIGVFLFETVGKAILNFYNYWDAYNKVKELFGIYGFAAVMIAGFTPIPYKVFTIASGSLYFNLPLFILASILSRGARFFLVATIMLFFGEKAKIFIDKYFDWLTLAFVLLLIGGFLVIKYLL from the coding sequence ATGAAAAACCCTCTGAAATCTCTTTATGACTGGGTTTTAAGTTGGGCAGATAAACCTGGGGGAAAAACAGCATTGTATTCTATCTCTTTTGCGGAATCTTCCTTCTTTCCAATTCCGCCTGATCCACTTCTCATAGCCTTCTGTCTCTCTAGACACAAGGAAAGCCTAAAATTCGCTTTCTTCACAACAGTTTTTTCAGTAATAGGTGGAATATTTGGATATCTGATAGGAGTTTTCCTATTTGAAACCGTTGGAAAGGCTATTCTCAACTTCTACAACTATTGGGATGCTTACAACAAAGTCAAGGAGCTTTTCGGTATATATGGTTTTGCTGCCGTGATGATAGCAGGGTTTACTCCAATTCCCTACAAGGTCTTTACGATAGCATCAGGTTCGCTCTACTTTAACCTTCCTTTGTTCATTTTAGCATCAATTCTAAGCAGAGGGGCAAGATTCTTTTTGGTAGCTACAATTATGCTGTTCTTCGGAGAAAAAGCAAAAATATTCATAGACAAATACTTTGATTGGTTAACCCTAGCATTTGTATTGCTGCTGATAGGAGGTTTTCTGGTTATCAAATATCTACTCTAA
- a CDS encoding exonuclease SbcCD subunit D — translation MKILHTADWHLGAKVPYSGESRVREQLKILTKIKEIVNDKNIDVVIISGDIFDTPLPPIEAEKIFFEFISDVAGDMKKYILMINGNHDSIEKIDSFNILSRVFQNKIKCFSVPNNLGDADLLLDVQGITFFGIPFIPKYRFSKRYAEIFEKAVGIFLERAGENVILFSHDTIDGVSYSETETKYEDKTLTLESVLKIPNFNKVLYWALGHIHKHQEIIKDRVCYSGSILQIDFGERGQEKGVVVVTANKNTSVEFIPITQEREFEQIEVKDEGELENILENKDKYNNKFLKIVIRYQVQRHSLLRKVKEEIKTSVLVTPSIQQESANLEKLKDAVYKPEEMFIKYCKETKKELKDEEIQYLRKIIDELKKEGNY, via the coding sequence ATGAAAATCCTACACACTGCAGATTGGCACCTAGGTGCTAAAGTACCCTACTCTGGTGAATCAAGAGTACGGGAGCAGTTAAAAATCCTAACAAAGATAAAAGAGATAGTAAATGATAAGAACATTGATGTTGTAATCATCTCTGGAGATATATTTGACACACCCTTACCTCCTATAGAAGCAGAGAAGATATTCTTTGAGTTCATATCCGATGTAGCTGGAGATATGAAGAAATACATCCTGATGATAAATGGCAATCACGATAGTATAGAAAAAATAGATTCATTCAATATTCTGTCAAGAGTATTTCAGAACAAAATAAAATGTTTCTCCGTGCCAAACAATCTCGGAGACGCAGATCTATTGTTAGACGTGCAAGGAATAACTTTTTTCGGAATCCCCTTTATACCAAAATATAGATTCTCAAAAAGGTATGCAGAAATCTTTGAAAAAGCTGTTGGAATATTCCTAGAAAGAGCTGGTGAGAATGTTATACTTTTTTCCCACGATACAATTGATGGCGTAAGCTATTCAGAAACCGAAACAAAGTACGAAGATAAGACACTTACGTTAGAGTCAGTTTTAAAAATTCCAAACTTCAACAAAGTTTTATATTGGGCGTTGGGACATATCCACAAGCACCAAGAGATAATAAAAGATAGAGTATGTTACTCAGGTAGTATACTACAAATAGACTTTGGAGAGAGAGGGCAAGAGAAAGGAGTAGTAGTAGTTACAGCCAATAAAAACACCAGTGTAGAATTCATACCCATCACTCAAGAGAGAGAATTTGAACAAATAGAAGTGAAAGATGAGGGTGAATTGGAAAATATCTTAGAAAACAAAGATAAATACAACAACAAGTTTCTAAAAATTGTTATAAGGTATCAGGTTCAGAGGCACTCTTTGTTAAGAAAGGTGAAAGAAGAGATAAAAACCTCAGTTTTGGTAACACCTTCAATTCAACAGGAATCGGCAAACTTAGAAAAGTTGAAAGACGCAGTCTACAAACCTGAAGAGATGTTCATAAAATACTGCAAAGAAACAAAAAAAGAGTTAAAAGATGAAGAAATCCAATACTTAAGGAAAATCATTGATGAATTAAAGAAAGAAGGAAATTACTAA
- a CDS encoding flagellar basal body rod C-terminal domain-containing protein has translation MSLLCENSDEVIAKDPRLIAAAGGKDLDGDNIPETTNGIGDNSNILLIAKLRDKKVMLERDSTFLEYLKFIVGDVGTRGDVSEVALKKQELVIQNLEKLREAVSGVNLDEEITKLISYQRAYEAGARFITYIDSMLDTIINRMGTTR, from the coding sequence ATGAGCCTGCTTTGTGAGAACAGTGATGAAGTAATTGCAAAGGACCCAAGGCTAATCGCAGCTGCTGGCGGTAAGGATCTAGATGGTGATAATATTCCTGAGACAACTAACGGAATTGGCGATAACTCAAACATACTCCTTATAGCAAAGCTTAGGGATAAAAAGGTTATGCTTGAGAGGGACTCTACTTTTCTTGAATATCTTAAGTTTATCGTCGGCGATGTTGGCACCAGAGGCGATGTTTCAGAAGTTGCTCTTAAGAAACAAGAGCTTGTTATTCAAAATCTTGAGAAGCTTAGGGAAGCAGTATCTGGAGTAAATCTTGATGAGGAAATAACAAAGCTTATTTCTTACCAAAGAGCTTACGAGGCAGGAGCTAGGTTTATCACTTACATTGACTCAATGTTGGATACCATCATAAACAGAATGGGGACAACAAGATAA
- a CDS encoding aspartate-semialdehyde dehydrogenase, translating into MGGKIVAVVGATGAVGQEMVKILEQRNFPVKELYLFASERSRGKKLKFRGSEVEVMELKEDVFRRYRIEIALFSAGASVSKEFSPIAAKDGTIVIDNSSAFRMENDVPLVIPEVNPEDVKWHKGIISNPNCSTIQMLVALKPIYDYSRIKRIIVSTYQSVSGAGGTAISELEEEVKVYHQSGRDGILNYKPKKFPYPILMNVIPRIDVVLDNLYTKEEMKMVNETRKMLHDPDIRVSSTTVRVPVVKGHSESVWIETESKVTPEKARELLSKAKGVKLMDDPFNDLYPTPLIQGHDTDDVYVGRIREDISTENGLVMWIVADNLRKGAALNAVQIAELLL; encoded by the coding sequence ATGGGGGGAAAAATAGTTGCAGTCGTAGGTGCTACTGGTGCTGTAGGACAGGAGATGGTAAAGATACTTGAACAGAGAAATTTCCCAGTGAAAGAACTTTACCTTTTTGCTTCAGAAAGAAGCAGGGGCAAGAAGCTAAAATTCAGAGGTTCAGAAGTAGAAGTTATGGAACTAAAGGAAGATGTTTTTAGAAGATATAGAATAGAAATAGCCTTATTTTCCGCCGGGGCAAGCGTTTCTAAAGAATTCTCACCGATAGCTGCGAAAGATGGCACAATAGTGATAGACAACTCAAGTGCATTCAGGATGGAAAATGATGTCCCTCTGGTTATACCGGAAGTTAACCCTGAAGATGTAAAATGGCACAAAGGAATTATATCCAATCCCAACTGTTCAACTATCCAGATGTTAGTAGCACTAAAGCCGATATATGATTACTCTAGGATAAAGAGAATTATTGTCTCAACATACCAGTCTGTTTCTGGAGCAGGCGGAACTGCGATTAGTGAGCTTGAAGAAGAAGTAAAGGTGTATCATCAATCTGGTAGAGATGGAATACTTAACTACAAACCGAAGAAGTTCCCATACCCAATACTTATGAATGTCATACCTAGAATAGACGTCGTCCTGGATAACCTATATACAAAAGAAGAGATGAAAATGGTCAATGAGACTAGAAAGATGCTACACGATCCAGATATAAGAGTATCATCAACTACAGTAAGGGTTCCTGTTGTAAAAGGACACAGCGAATCTGTGTGGATTGAGACAGAAAGTAAAGTTACTCCAGAAAAGGCAAGGGAGTTACTAAGCAAGGCTAAGGGTGTGAAACTAATGGATGACCCATTCAATGATCTATACCCAACACCGCTTATACAAGGCCACGATACAGATGACGTGTATGTGGGAAGGATAAGAGAAGACATTTCCACAGAAAATGGGCTTGTTATGTGGATAGTTGCTGATAACCTTAGAAAAGGAGCTGCACTAAACGCAGTGCAGATAGCAGAGTTATTACTCTAA
- a CDS encoding TonB-dependent receptor, which produces MERLIFILAIASLMLAFDFSSFSMQKEEINISGATNTNSAYNYTNATSKWLNIPAFEKVVVGTLCDKKLPLTTFDVRKYPKKGLSMDISDYLQSIPDILTPNYYGSEGSLTVLFTPRGDKVNIAINDLDISTVVNSSYDASLLDPLFFNSVEILYGPTSSRYGSGNYGGVVNFNLVDEEEPRLRAIVGTGLPRKYFISADLVLTNIVGKLYLGASYGVNSNLYHFNVSTLYTNYSTLEPTNYIREGAGYTKYSFLLRYLRSISGFNMDIGFLSTYPRVQEPNSVLAHNPLNYEKAVSEIRFLLPYIKLDYEHGDSKIGLKVFYTEHLRNRRVEVPRISFYGTSIGSEIYGGKAFVEIEAKTRFFVDPLNAIFLGGTVSYSHNLYSVVNTNLVVFIVTNTNETKTNASSRILGLYLEGDYALSELLRFTLSGRVDYVEFNNIEFSPRLGILITPTELFGIRSSAWRSYRLPYFDDLYGPVAYGFGSSALTNLQTEYMNGLDFGIFIDYKLKKCKLYFSAVTYYSDTTNLIAWNNTTFSTENIGKVFNRGINLLSKISYGNSITSLISYTYNESINGNASDNVKWNRVVFLNYRPLNSLYVDLAYDQSTLGGRIYINYQWNRFEYEYDSSFNIVGNRSLDNLMTLSVAVWNKPLDWLEIGAEWKRNIIGNEYTEGYPTPEEKITLYTLVRLW; this is translated from the coding sequence ATGGAAAGATTAATCTTTATCCTAGCTATAGCATCACTTATGCTAGCTTTTGATTTTTCTTCCTTCTCTATGCAGAAGGAGGAAATCAACATTAGTGGTGCTACAAATACCAACAGTGCATACAACTATACCAACGCTACCTCAAAGTGGTTGAATATACCCGCATTTGAGAAGGTAGTAGTTGGAACCCTTTGTGATAAAAAACTTCCACTCACAACCTTTGACGTGCGAAAATACCCCAAAAAGGGTTTGTCAATGGACATATCAGATTACCTTCAAAGCATACCCGACATCTTAACTCCGAATTACTATGGTTCCGAAGGTTCACTTACAGTTCTTTTCACTCCGAGAGGTGATAAAGTGAATATCGCTATAAACGACCTTGATATCTCCACAGTAGTAAATTCTTCATACGATGCAAGCTTGTTAGATCCTCTATTCTTCAACTCTGTTGAGATACTCTATGGCCCTACTTCATCAAGATATGGCAGTGGTAACTACGGAGGGGTTGTTAACTTCAACCTAGTAGACGAAGAGGAACCTAGACTGAGAGCTATTGTAGGAACTGGTTTACCGAGAAAGTACTTTATCTCAGCAGATTTAGTCCTAACAAACATAGTCGGCAAACTGTATCTGGGAGCAAGTTATGGTGTAAACTCTAACCTATACCACTTCAATGTATCAACTCTATATACAAACTACTCCACCCTTGAACCAACAAATTACATAAGAGAAGGTGCAGGCTATACCAAATATTCCTTTCTACTAAGGTATCTAAGATCTATATCTGGATTCAATATGGACATAGGGTTTCTATCAACCTATCCAAGGGTTCAAGAACCAAACTCCGTTCTTGCTCATAATCCTTTAAACTACGAAAAAGCTGTATCTGAAATTAGGTTTTTACTTCCCTACATCAAACTGGACTACGAGCACGGAGACAGTAAAATAGGACTGAAGGTTTTCTACACTGAACATCTAAGAAATAGGAGAGTTGAAGTCCCCAGAATCTCATTCTACGGCACCTCAATAGGTTCAGAGATATATGGTGGAAAGGCTTTTGTGGAAATTGAGGCAAAGACAAGGTTTTTCGTTGATCCTCTAAATGCTATATTTCTCGGAGGAACGGTCAGCTATTCTCACAACCTCTATAGTGTAGTAAATACGAATCTAGTGGTGTTTATAGTCACTAACACAAACGAAACTAAAACAAACGCATCAAGTAGAATCCTAGGATTATATCTAGAAGGAGATTATGCGTTATCAGAACTTCTTAGATTTACACTTTCCGGTAGAGTGGACTATGTAGAGTTTAACAACATTGAGTTTTCCCCAAGACTCGGAATACTCATCACACCAACTGAGCTTTTCGGAATAAGAAGCAGTGCTTGGAGATCATACAGACTACCCTACTTTGACGACCTATATGGTCCAGTAGCATACGGTTTCGGTTCATCTGCTCTCACAAACTTACAAACAGAGTATATGAATGGCCTAGACTTTGGTATTTTTATAGACTATAAACTCAAAAAATGTAAGCTTTATTTCTCTGCTGTAACCTACTACTCGGACACAACTAACCTCATTGCCTGGAATAACACAACTTTCTCCACTGAGAACATAGGTAAAGTCTTCAACAGAGGTATTAACCTTCTGTCAAAAATAAGCTATGGTAACTCAATAACCTCGTTGATAAGCTATACTTATAACGAATCCATAAATGGCAACGCAAGTGACAATGTGAAGTGGAATAGAGTAGTATTTCTAAACTATCGTCCTCTCAACTCTCTCTATGTTGATCTTGCATATGATCAGTCAACCTTAGGAGGAAGAATATATATAAACTACCAGTGGAACAGGTTTGAGTATGAATATGACTCTTCGTTTAATATAGTAGGCAACAGATCACTTGACAATCTTATGACACTCTCTGTAGCAGTATGGAATAAACCTCTAGATTGGCTTGAGATAGGAGCTGAATGGAAGAGAAATATAATAGGAAACGAATATACCGAAGGATACCCCACCCCAGAAGAAAAGATAACCTTATACACTCTAGTAAGACTTTGGTAG
- the flgK gene encoding flagellar hook-associated protein FlgK, which translates to MAILSSFHNLEVGRKSLLAHSDALKTTGHNISNLNNPEYSRQIIHLKAFHPIYDPSWNRETSPGQIGTGVVVEDIVRARDQFLDDRIIFEKGGLGFWEARRKILYQLQLIYNEPEGPNIRTALDEYWEALQKVAMDPTEISSRVVLVEKAKALASQIRHEYNSIVKLREQANELIKQKISEINGYIKEIAHLNNQIQKLEALGDNPNDLYDRRDALVEKLSKVMNISVGRSDKDEFMITVGSEILVQGEGYHEIIGVPNPGNKGYVDLYIGSTERKLSLSDGELFGLVYARDVDLVADMKRLNSFTINLIESVNEIHRDGFGLDGTTGLDFWVKRTVTPDLRGNYDSNEDGIFDKTAIFKISGINRLKEEDFVNSSGVISFGPNYPGGPDITVSYNENDTVKSVIEKINNSGAHVVAYLNHRGELTLKAKLSESAEYPDFTIRYLRDSGNFLVGFAGILHGSGEVNAYNWNNIDQTLQLRGNINYYSVAPLDEPAL; encoded by the coding sequence ATGGCAATACTCTCAAGTTTTCACAATCTGGAAGTTGGTAGGAAAAGTCTTTTAGCTCACTCTGATGCTTTGAAGACTACGGGTCATAATATTTCAAATCTTAACAATCCTGAGTATTCTAGACAGATAATACATCTTAAAGCTTTTCACCCAATCTATGATCCATCTTGGAATAGAGAGACATCACCGGGACAGATAGGAACAGGGGTTGTGGTAGAGGATATAGTAAGAGCTAGAGATCAATTTCTTGATGATAGGATAATTTTTGAGAAAGGAGGGTTAGGTTTTTGGGAAGCGAGAAGAAAGATTCTTTACCAACTGCAACTTATTTATAACGAACCTGAGGGGCCAAATATTAGAACTGCGCTGGACGAATACTGGGAAGCACTTCAGAAAGTGGCAATGGATCCAACTGAGATTTCTTCTAGGGTTGTTTTGGTTGAGAAAGCTAAAGCTCTAGCGAGTCAGATAAGGCATGAGTATAACTCCATAGTGAAACTGAGGGAACAGGCTAATGAACTTATAAAACAAAAGATAAGTGAGATTAACGGTTATATCAAGGAGATAGCGCATCTTAACAATCAGATTCAGAAACTTGAGGCACTGGGAGATAACCCAAACGACCTTTATGACAGGAGAGATGCTCTTGTGGAAAAACTTTCAAAAGTTATGAACATATCGGTTGGAAGAAGCGATAAGGATGAGTTTATGATTACTGTTGGTAGCGAAATTTTGGTTCAAGGTGAAGGATACCATGAGATTATTGGGGTTCCAAACCCTGGTAATAAGGGGTATGTTGATTTGTATATAGGTTCAACCGAAAGAAAGTTATCTCTCTCTGATGGTGAACTCTTTGGTCTTGTTTATGCTAGGGATGTGGACCTTGTTGCTGATATGAAGAGACTTAACTCTTTTACCATCAACCTCATAGAGTCTGTTAACGAGATCCATAGGGATGGATTTGGGTTGGATGGAACCACAGGTCTTGACTTCTGGGTAAAAAGGACTGTTACTCCTGATCTAAGAGGAAACTATGACTCAAATGAAGATGGAATATTTGACAAGACTGCTATTTTCAAGATAAGTGGTATCAACAGGCTTAAGGAGGAAGATTTTGTAAACTCTTCAGGGGTTATAAGTTTTGGACCTAACTATCCCGGAGGACCCGATATAACAGTTTCTTACAACGAGAACGATACCGTAAAGAGTGTGATTGAGAAAATCAACAACTCAGGAGCACATGTTGTTGCTTATTTGAATCACAGAGGAGAGCTTACACTTAAAGCTAAACTCTCTGAAAGCGCTGAATATCCTGATTTCACCATAAGGTATCTTAGAGACAGTGGAAACTTCCTGGTAGGTTTTGCAGGAATACTACACGGAAGTGGGGAAGTCAACGCATATAACTGGAACAATATAGACCAAACTTTACAGCTTAGGGGAAACATAAATTACTACTCCGTTGCTCCTCTTGATGAGCCTGCTTTGTGA
- a CDS encoding ABC transporter ATP-binding protein has product MAWLIVQNISLSYDKSSNIISNLSFTATTGDSILLEGRNGIGKTTILKSIAGIIKPVTGKILIDGHDVSSVSYTKRKKLVSLAQQSPNYSPPIKVSEFLEIALLENFSSLSSQRRIKRFVNLLEIEELLLRPINTLSEGQKKLALLCRTFIQGSEVILLDEPDAFLDIYNQKLVINAINEIVSEGKIVIFVSHNEHFYSQICNKKIQILSNSEFLTLEMDKIMS; this is encoded by the coding sequence ATGGCTTGGCTAATTGTTCAAAATATCTCCCTATCCTATGATAAATCTTCAAACATCATCTCAAATCTCTCGTTCACAGCTACTACCGGAGATTCCATATTGTTAGAAGGAAGAAATGGTATAGGGAAAACTACCATTCTAAAAAGTATCGCAGGAATCATCAAACCAGTTACTGGGAAAATACTGATTGACGGACACGATGTATCTTCGGTAAGCTACACAAAAAGAAAGAAATTAGTTTCACTAGCACAACAATCTCCTAATTACTCACCACCAATAAAAGTATCAGAATTTCTAGAAATCGCTCTACTTGAAAACTTCTCATCACTCTCTAGCCAGAGAAGAATAAAAAGATTCGTAAACCTTTTAGAAATTGAAGAATTATTGCTAAGACCGATAAACACTCTAAGTGAAGGACAGAAAAAATTAGCACTACTCTGCAGAACCTTTATTCAAGGTAGTGAAGTAATCCTTCTTGACGAACCTGATGCATTTCTGGATATTTACAACCAAAAGCTTGTAATAAATGCTATCAATGAGATAGTCTCTGAGGGTAAAATTGTTATCTTTGTTTCTCACAATGAACACTTCTACTCCCAGATCTGTAATAAGAAAATTCAGATCTTGTCTAACTCAGAGTTTCTTACTCTAGAAATGGACAAAATCATGTCTTAA